The Hyphomonadaceae bacterium ML37 genome includes a region encoding these proteins:
- the nuoN gene encoding NADH-quinone oxidoreductase subunit NuoN, producing the protein MTVEMLLTDLRLLTPELMLAIGAMALLLLGVFWKGEEAAARLIMRLSIALLVACAGAAVWLAGQDGGTAFHGAFKLDDFTLYAKTVIYLASAGALVLASKYLETERLAKFEYPVLALLAVTGMSVMVSSNDLITLYLGIELQSLALYILAAFNRDSLRASEAGLKYFMLGALSSGLLLYGASLIYGFAGATGFDAIASAAGEDGAKIGLLFGLVFLVSGLAFKISAAPFHMWTPDVYEGAPTPVAAFFATAPKLAAMILIARVLYEPFAAMTDEWRQIIVVLAVLSMGVGALGALMQSNIKRLMGYSSIGNMGYALVGLAAGTALGLWAVLFYMTLYVVGVLGAFAVILSMRRAEGMVEQVDDLKGLAKSHPSLGWSMTALMFSIGGMPFLVGFFGKLFVFYAAAEAGLWWLMVIGLVFSAVSIAYYLRVVKVIWFDEPVGVFEPAPAGVAFISRAAALATVALVPVAGIVLATAISVSS; encoded by the coding sequence ATGACTGTCGAGATGCTCCTGACCGATCTGCGCCTGCTGACGCCCGAGCTGATGCTCGCCATCGGCGCGATGGCGCTGTTGCTGCTGGGCGTGTTCTGGAAGGGCGAGGAAGCCGCCGCGCGCCTGATCATGCGCCTGTCCATCGCGCTGCTGGTGGCGTGCGCCGGGGCGGCGGTCTGGCTGGCGGGACAGGATGGGGGAACCGCCTTCCACGGCGCGTTCAAGCTGGATGATTTCACGCTCTACGCCAAGACGGTGATCTATCTCGCCTCGGCCGGCGCGCTGGTGCTGGCCTCGAAATATCTCGAGACCGAGCGCCTGGCCAAATTCGAATACCCGGTGCTGGCCCTGCTGGCGGTGACCGGCATGTCGGTGATGGTGTCGTCCAATGATCTTATCACGCTCTATCTGGGCATCGAGCTCCAATCGCTGGCGCTGTACATCCTGGCGGCCTTCAACCGGGATTCGCTGCGCGCCTCGGAAGCGGGCCTGAAATATTTCATGCTGGGCGCGCTGTCGTCCGGCCTCTTGCTGTACGGCGCCTCGCTGATCTACGGCTTCGCCGGCGCCACCGGGTTTGACGCCATCGCCTCGGCGGCGGGCGAAGACGGCGCCAAGATCGGCTTGCTGTTCGGCCTGGTCTTCCTGGTCTCGGGCCTGGCGTTCAAGATCTCCGCCGCGCCCTTCCACATGTGGACGCCGGACGTGTATGAGGGCGCGCCGACGCCGGTGGCCGCTTTCTTCGCCACTGCGCCCAAGCTCGCGGCCATGATCCTGATCGCGCGCGTGCTCTACGAGCCGTTCGCCGCGATGACCGATGAGTGGCGCCAGATCATCGTGGTACTGGCTGTCCTGTCCATGGGCGTGGGCGCGCTGGGCGCGCTCATGCAGTCCAATATCAAGCGCCTGATGGGGTATTCCTCCATCGGCAATATGGGCTACGCGCTGGTGGGCCTGGCCGCCGGGACCGCGCTGGGCCTGTGGGCGGTGCTGTTCTACATGACGCTCTATGTGGTGGGTGTGCTGGGCGCGTTTGCGGTCATCCTGTCCATGCGCCGCGCCGAGGGCATGGTCGAGCAGGTCGACGACCTCAAGGGTCTGGCCAAAAGTCACCCCTCGCTGGGCTGGTCGATGACGGCGCTGATGTTCTCCATCGGCGGCATGCCCTTCCTGGTCGGCTTCTTCGGCAAGCTCTTCGTCTTCTACGCCGCCGCCGAGGCGGGGCTGTGGTGGCTGATGGTGATCGGCCTGGTCTTCTCGGCCGTGTCCATTGCGTACTATCTGCGCGTGGTGAAGGTGATCTGGTTTGACGAGCCTGTGGGCGTGTTCGAACCGGCGCCGGCGGGCGTCGCCTTCATCAGCCGGGCGGCCGCGCTGGCCACGGTGGCGCTGGTGCCGGTGGCGGGCATTGTGCTGGCCACAGCGATCAGCGTGTCCTCATAA
- a CDS encoding biotin--[acetyl-CoA-carboxylase] ligase: MRIEVFDQLDSTNEEAKRRALAGEAGPVWIMTRVQTAGRGRRGRAWTSASGNLFCTGLYRLESGPARAAQLSFAAALAVGDLAASVIDPALVKLKWPNDLLIGGRKAAGILLESGAHPAGGLWLAVGIGVNLALHPDDSERPATDFTVHGAQLAPEAALDVLAARFEHWRQRWAADGFAPLRAAWLSRAHGLGERCTARLDGETVEGVFADLAEDGSLRLDLKDGARRLISAGDVFFPGAGAP, from the coding sequence TTGCGCATCGAGGTTTTCGACCAGCTGGATTCCACCAACGAGGAGGCCAAGCGCCGCGCGCTCGCCGGAGAGGCGGGGCCTGTCTGGATCATGACGCGCGTCCAGACCGCCGGGCGCGGCCGGCGCGGACGGGCCTGGACCAGCGCATCGGGCAATCTGTTCTGCACCGGGCTTTACCGGCTGGAATCCGGCCCGGCCCGTGCCGCCCAGCTCTCCTTCGCCGCAGCTCTGGCTGTGGGTGATCTCGCCGCCAGCGTGATCGATCCGGCGCTGGTGAAGTTGAAATGGCCCAATGATCTTCTGATCGGCGGGCGTAAGGCAGCGGGCATATTGCTGGAAAGCGGCGCCCATCCGGCTGGCGGGCTCTGGCTGGCCGTAGGGATCGGGGTCAATCTGGCCCTTCATCCCGATGATAGCGAGCGCCCCGCCACCGATTTCACCGTCCATGGCGCCCAGCTGGCGCCGGAGGCGGCGCTGGATGTGCTCGCCGCGCGGTTTGAACACTGGCGCCAGCGCTGGGCGGCGGACGGGTTTGCGCCGCTGCGTGCGGCCTGGCTGTCGCGCGCTCATGGGCTGGGCGAGCGCTGCACGGCGCGCCTGGATGGCGAGACGGTGGAAGGCGTGTTTGCAGACCTGGCCGAAGACGGGTCACTGCGCCTTGATTTGAAGGATGGGGCGAGACGGCTTATCTCGGCGGGAGACGTGTTCTTCCCCGGCGCCGGCGCGCCCTGA
- a CDS encoding type III pantothenate kinase, which yields MLLAIDCGNTNTLFAVHDGTDWRAQWRTATHSGRTADEYAVWLNQLLQLQGLALKDLKACVISTVVPQSLFNLRNLARRYIGTEPVVVGDPGVDLGVGVNLQRPQDAGADRLVNALGCRVKYPGALIIADSGTATTFDVVSAEGNFEGGIISPGINLSMQALHQAAARLPRIAIERPPQVLGKDTVGAMQSGVFWGYIDLIDGLVRRLKAELGQEMTVIATGGVASLFEGAAETIDHFDPDVTIRGLLEVWRRNAP from the coding sequence ATGCTGCTGGCCATTGATTGCGGGAACACCAACACTCTGTTCGCGGTTCATGACGGGACCGACTGGCGCGCCCAGTGGCGCACAGCGACCCATTCGGGCCGCACCGCAGATGAATACGCGGTCTGGCTCAATCAGCTGCTGCAGCTGCAAGGGCTGGCGCTGAAGGATTTGAAAGCCTGCGTCATCTCCACCGTGGTGCCTCAATCGCTGTTTAACCTGCGCAACCTGGCCCGGCGCTATATCGGAACCGAGCCGGTGGTGGTGGGCGATCCAGGGGTCGATCTGGGCGTGGGGGTGAACCTCCAACGGCCCCAGGACGCCGGCGCGGACCGGCTGGTGAACGCGCTGGGCTGCCGGGTGAAGTATCCCGGCGCGCTGATCATCGCGGATTCCGGCACCGCCACCACGTTCGACGTGGTCTCGGCGGAGGGCAATTTTGAAGGCGGGATCATCTCGCCGGGCATTAATCTGTCCATGCAGGCCCTGCACCAGGCCGCTGCGCGCCTGCCGCGCATCGCCATCGAGCGGCCGCCCCAGGTGCTGGGCAAGGACACTGTGGGCGCCATGCAGTCGGGCGTCTTCTGGGGATATATCGACCTCATCGACGGGCTGGTGCGACGGCTGAAAGCCGAGCTCGGCCAGGAGATGACGGTCATCGCAACCGGCGGCGTCGCCTCATTGTTCGAGGGCGCGGCTGAAACCATTGATCACTTCGACCCGGATGTGACCATCCGCGGATTGCTCGAAGTGTGGCGGCGCAATGCGCCTTGA
- a CDS encoding ribonuclease J: protein MTKQSKTNTGDAVYFVPLGGSGEIGMNLNLYGYGPEEDREWIIVDCGVTFGDLSTPGIDIIMPDIRFIEERAHQLKAIVLTHAHEDHMGAVAHLWRRLRCPIYATPFTAYLMRDRLAEHGILGEAELHVVGMSSRFEIGPFDLQLVTLTHSIPEPNGLIIRTPAGLILHTGDWKIDPDPVIGASTDISALEAVGREGVMAMVCDSTNVFTLGESGSEAGVRDNLVKLVGEQKGKVAIAAFASNVARLDTAIHAAEANGRRVCLVGRSMHRITGAAKSVGLLAQYQDFIDEEEAAYFPANKILYLCTGSQGEPRAALSRIAEGAHRNVTLGQGDCVIFSSRIIPGNERGIFELMNRLAGRGVNLITERDRHIHVSGHPCRDELAQMYAWARPNVAIPVHGELRHLKEHAAYAKTLGVPHSLEPFNGAVIRIDRQGARIVDEAPAGRLYVDGNFIISDGHEAMRERRKLSVAGHITVAAILRDGALQNGLDLRAMGVPDNTGYDLDALLDDLADAAEAAFKRMGKRERRDEAAVEEVLRQAVRREAARIWGKKPAVDAIVMAG, encoded by the coding sequence GTGACCAAACAATCTAAAACCAACACCGGCGACGCCGTGTATTTCGTGCCGCTGGGCGGCTCGGGCGAGATCGGGATGAATCTCAATCTCTACGGCTACGGGCCGGAAGAGGACCGCGAATGGATCATCGTCGATTGCGGCGTGACCTTCGGCGACCTGTCCACGCCGGGCATCGACATCATCATGCCCGATATCCGCTTCATCGAAGAGCGCGCCCATCAACTCAAAGCCATCGTGCTCACTCACGCCCACGAGGACCATATGGGCGCCGTCGCCCATTTGTGGCGCCGCCTGCGCTGCCCGATCTACGCCACGCCCTTCACCGCCTATCTGATGCGCGACCGCCTGGCTGAGCATGGCATTCTGGGCGAAGCCGAACTGCACGTGGTCGGCATGAGCAGCCGCTTTGAAATCGGCCCGTTTGATTTGCAGCTCGTCACGCTCACCCACTCCATCCCCGAACCCAACGGGCTGATTATCCGCACCCCTGCCGGCCTGATCCTGCATACCGGCGACTGGAAGATCGATCCCGATCCGGTGATCGGCGCCAGCACCGACATCTCCGCGCTGGAGGCTGTCGGGCGCGAAGGCGTGATGGCCATGGTGTGCGACAGCACCAATGTCTTCACGCTGGGCGAATCCGGCTCCGAAGCGGGCGTGCGCGACAATCTGGTCAAGCTGGTGGGCGAGCAGAAAGGCAAGGTCGCCATTGCGGCCTTCGCGTCCAACGTGGCGCGCCTGGACACCGCCATTCACGCCGCCGAAGCCAATGGCCGCCGGGTCTGCCTCGTCGGCCGGTCCATGCACCGCATCACCGGCGCGGCCAAGTCGGTGGGGCTGCTGGCTCAGTATCAGGACTTCATCGACGAGGAGGAGGCGGCCTACTTCCCCGCCAACAAAATCCTCTATCTGTGCACCGGGTCCCAGGGCGAGCCGCGTGCCGCGCTGTCGCGCATTGCCGAAGGCGCCCACCGCAATGTGACGCTGGGCCAGGGCGACTGCGTGATCTTTTCCTCGCGCATCATTCCGGGCAATGAACGCGGGATTTTCGAGCTGATGAACCGGCTGGCAGGGCGCGGCGTCAATCTCATCACCGAGCGCGACCGGCATATCCACGTCTCCGGGCACCCGTGCCGCGACGAGCTGGCCCAGATGTACGCCTGGGCCCGGCCCAATGTGGCCATCCCGGTCCATGGCGAGCTGCGCCATTTGAAAGAGCACGCCGCCTACGCCAAGACGCTGGGCGTGCCCCATTCTCTGGAGCCGTTCAACGGCGCGGTGATCCGCATTGACCGCCAGGGCGCCCGCATCGTCGACGAGGCGCCGGCGGGGCGGCTCTATGTGGATGGCAATTTCATCATCAGTGACGGCCATGAGGCCATGCGCGAGCGCCGCAAGCTGTCCGTCGCCGGCCACATCACCGTGGCCGCCATATTGCGCGACGGCGCGCTTCAGAACGGGCTCGATCTGCGCGCCATGGGCGTGCCGGACAACACAGGCTATGATCTTGATGCGCTGCTGGACGATCTGGCGGACGCGGCCGAGGCCGCCTTCAAGCGCATGGGCAAGCGCGAGCGCCGCGACGAGGCCGCCGTGGAGGAAGTTCTGCGTCAGGCCGTGCGCCGCGAGGCCGCGCGCATCTGGGGCAAGAAGCCGGCGGTGGACGCCATCGTGATGGCCGGCTGA
- the mce gene encoding methylmalonyl-CoA epimerase has protein sequence MKLGRLNHVGVATPDVEAAARVYAELYGATDATAPKDFPHLGVRVVFVSVPNMQIELIEPLGEGSAIRKFLEKNPKGGQHHMCFEVPDIIAARDAMRMRGATVLGTGEPYIGAHGVPVIFVHPKDTGGVLIELMQDPALYAGGGH, from the coding sequence ATGAAACTGGGACGGCTCAACCATGTGGGCGTCGCCACGCCGGACGTTGAAGCGGCGGCGCGTGTCTATGCCGAGCTTTACGGCGCAACCGACGCCACCGCGCCCAAAGACTTTCCGCATCTGGGCGTGCGGGTGGTGTTTGTGAGCGTGCCCAACATGCAGATCGAACTGATCGAGCCACTGGGCGAGGGGAGCGCGATCCGCAAATTCCTAGAGAAGAACCCCAAGGGCGGCCAGCACCATATGTGTTTTGAAGTGCCTGACATCATCGCCGCCCGCGACGCCATGCGCATGCGCGGCGCCACGGTGCTGGGCACGGGCGAGCCCTATATCGGCGCACACGGCGTGCCGGTGATCTTCGTCCATCCAAAAGACACCGGCGGCGTGCTGATCGAGCTGATGCAGGACCCGGCGCTCTATGCTGGCGGCGGCCATTGA
- a CDS encoding DUF1467 family protein, with product MTRQRLSQALVIAAAVMWIALAFIASPNIGMVSGLVVFLCAWWMVFFTVLPRQIRGQYEDGDIVPGSDPGAPVDPQIRAKLWLTTVITAGIWLVIVAVLVLDLIQLDWFAYGPATPQR from the coding sequence ATGACGCGTCAGCGCCTCAGCCAGGCTCTGGTGATCGCCGCCGCCGTGATGTGGATCGCGCTGGCCTTCATCGCCTCGCCCAATATCGGGATGGTGTCGGGCCTGGTGGTGTTTCTGTGCGCCTGGTGGATGGTGTTCTTTACCGTGCTGCCGCGCCAGATCCGTGGCCAGTATGAGGATGGCGACATCGTGCCCGGCTCCGACCCTGGCGCGCCGGTCGACCCGCAGATCCGCGCCAAGCTTTGGCTGACCACGGTGATCACCGCCGGGATATGGCTGGTGATCGTCGCCGTGCTGGTGCTGGACCTCATCCAGTTGGACTGGTTCGCCTACGGCCCTGCCACGCCGCAAAGGTGA
- the gatB gene encoding Asp-tRNA(Asn)/Glu-tRNA(Gln) amidotransferase subunit GatB, translating into MPLDADDHRYVLPGATGEWEIVVGLEVHAQVKSRSKLFSGASTEFGSEPNTQVSLVDAGMPGMLPVLNKFCVEQAVRTGLGLNAQINAFSRFDRKNYFYPDLPQGYQISQFAHPIVGEGEIECERDDGSRFTVGIERLHLEQDAGKSIHDLDPTATYVDLNRSGVALMEIVSRPHVRSPGDAAAYVRTLRTILRYLDTCGGDMEKGQMRADVNVSVCRPGQYEKFAASGDFKHLGTRCEIKNVNSLRFIMQAIEYEARRQIDILEEGGKIIQQTRLFDANTGVTRSMRSKEEAHDYRYFPDPDLTPLVLDAAWIADIKANLPELPADKRKRFVEVLGLSEYDASVLAADKDRADYFEAVIEGADAKLSANWVNNELFGRLNKEGLGITESPVSPAQLAGLVSLITSNVISGKIAKDVFEIVWAEGGDPETIVESRGLKQVTDTGAIEKVVDELIAANPEQAEKVKTKPQTLGWFVGQVMKATGGKANPQVVNEILNRKLLG; encoded by the coding sequence ATGCCGCTTGACGCTGACGACCATCGCTATGTTCTGCCCGGCGCCACGGGCGAGTGGGAGATTGTCGTGGGCCTGGAGGTCCACGCCCAGGTCAAGAGCCGCTCCAAGCTGTTCTCCGGCGCCTCCACCGAGTTCGGGTCCGAGCCCAATACGCAGGTCAGCCTCGTGGATGCGGGCATGCCGGGCATGCTGCCGGTCCTCAACAAATTCTGCGTCGAGCAGGCGGTGCGCACGGGGCTGGGCCTGAATGCGCAGATCAACGCGTTTTCGCGCTTTGACCGGAAGAATTACTTCTATCCTGACCTGCCCCAGGGCTATCAGATCAGCCAGTTCGCGCACCCCATCGTGGGCGAGGGCGAGATCGAGTGCGAGCGCGATGACGGCTCGCGCTTCACTGTTGGGATCGAGCGCCTGCATCTCGAACAGGACGCGGGCAAGTCGATCCATGATCTCGACCCCACCGCCACCTATGTGGACCTCAACCGCTCCGGCGTGGCGCTGATGGAGATCGTCTCGCGCCCGCATGTGCGCTCGCCCGGCGATGCGGCGGCCTATGTGCGCACACTGCGCACGATCCTGCGCTATCTCGACACCTGCGGCGGCGACATGGAAAAGGGCCAGATGCGCGCCGACGTGAACGTGTCGGTGTGCAGGCCCGGCCAGTACGAGAAATTCGCCGCCAGCGGGGATTTCAAGCATCTGGGCACGCGCTGCGAGATCAAGAACGTCAACTCGCTGCGCTTCATCATGCAGGCCATCGAGTATGAGGCGCGCCGCCAGATCGACATTCTGGAAGAGGGCGGCAAGATCATCCAGCAGACCCGCCTGTTCGACGCCAATACCGGCGTGACCCGCTCCATGCGCTCGAAAGAAGAGGCGCATGACTACCGCTATTTCCCCGATCCTGACCTGACCCCGCTGGTGCTGGACGCGGCGTGGATCGCGGACATCAAGGCCAATCTGCCCGAACTGCCCGCCGACAAGCGCAAGCGCTTCGTCGAGGTGCTGGGCCTGAGCGAATACGACGCCTCGGTGCTGGCCGCCGACAAGGACCGGGCCGATTATTTCGAGGCCGTGATCGAGGGCGCGGACGCCAAGCTGTCAGCCAACTGGGTCAATAACGAGCTGTTCGGGCGTCTGAACAAGGAAGGCCTTGGCATCACCGAAAGCCCGGTGAGCCCGGCCCAGCTGGCGGGGCTTGTCAGCCTGATCACCTCCAACGTCATCTCCGGCAAGATCGCCAAGGACGTGTTCGAGATCGTCTGGGCCGAAGGCGGCGATCCCGAGACAATCGTGGAATCGCGCGGCCTGAAACAGGTCACCGACACCGGCGCGATTGAAAAGGTGGTGGATGAGCTGATCGCGGCGAACCCTGAGCAGGCCGAGAAGGTGAAAACCAAGCCGCAGACGCTGGGCTGGTTCGTCGGTCAGGTGATGAAAGCCACGGGCGGCAAGGCCAATCCCCAGGTCGTCAACGAGATCCTGAACCGCAAGCTGCTGGGGTGA
- a CDS encoding DnaJ domain-containing protein has product MRDPYAILGVPKSASADEIRRAYRTLAKELHPDARPDDAKSEERFKEVTRAFKLLSNAETRAKFDRGEIDAEGRERAPFHYRSNPDAPPGQRGPSGRFEDISDLFSDLFAERARTAAAGPGGARRGGPGPDMRGEINVSFEESVLGAKKRVSFQGGRAIEISVPAGVEDGQVLRLRGQGAPSPQGGPAGDALITVRIRPHAMFQREGRDIRVDLPISLKEAVLGGAVRAPTVDGVVEVRVPAGSTSGALLRLRGKGAPGPDGKRGDQIIRLIIDVPPADPALEAFLETWTPPAGYDPRRRRGG; this is encoded by the coding sequence ATGCGTGACCCCTATGCGATTCTTGGTGTGCCCAAATCGGCTTCGGCCGACGAAATCCGGCGCGCCTATCGCACGCTGGCCAAGGAGCTGCACCCGGATGCGCGTCCCGATGACGCCAAATCGGAAGAGCGCTTCAAGGAGGTCACGCGCGCCTTCAAGCTTCTGTCCAACGCCGAGACCCGCGCCAAGTTCGACCGGGGCGAGATCGATGCCGAGGGCCGCGAGCGCGCGCCCTTCCACTACCGCTCCAACCCCGATGCGCCCCCCGGACAGCGCGGGCCCTCGGGCCGGTTTGAAGACATTTCCGACCTGTTCTCTGATTTGTTCGCCGAGCGCGCCCGCACGGCGGCCGCAGGCCCCGGCGGCGCGCGGCGTGGCGGTCCGGGTCCGGACATGCGCGGCGAGATCAATGTCAGCTTTGAAGAATCGGTGCTGGGCGCCAAGAAGCGCGTGAGCTTTCAGGGCGGGCGCGCCATCGAGATCAGCGTGCCTGCGGGCGTGGAGGACGGCCAGGTGCTGCGCCTGCGCGGGCAGGGCGCGCCGTCGCCCCAGGGCGGACCAGCGGGCGACGCCCTGATCACGGTGCGCATCCGCCCCCACGCGATGTTCCAGCGCGAGGGGCGCGACATCCGCGTTGACCTGCCCATCAGCCTGAAGGAAGCGGTCCTCGGCGGCGCTGTGCGCGCGCCCACGGTGGACGGCGTGGTGGAAGTGCGCGTGCCGGCAGGGTCCACTTCGGGGGCGCTCTTGCGCCTGCGCGGCAAGGGCGCGCCGGGGCCGGACGGCAAGCGCGGCGACCAGATCATCCGCCTGATCATCGACGTGCCGCCCGCCGATCCGGCGTTGGAAGCCTTTCTGGAGACGTGGACCCCGCCGGCAGGTTATGATCCGCGTCGGCGGCGCGGCGGGTGA
- a CDS encoding PepSY domain-containing protein, with the protein MKTLLVSLLALAAIAATGSLPGAAARAADLPAVYETSAQADVVPMRVAIDAALRAYPGSQYVTGRFESGAQPLYIIRIVTREGQRRDVRVDARTGRVIG; encoded by the coding sequence ATGAAAACGCTCCTCGTCTCTCTCCTCGCTCTGGCCGCGATCGCGGCGACCGGTTCTTTGCCGGGCGCAGCCGCGCGCGCCGCCGATCTGCCGGCCGTCTATGAGACGTCCGCGCAGGCGGATGTCGTGCCGATGCGTGTGGCGATCGATGCGGCGCTGCGCGCCTATCCCGGCTCGCAATACGTCACCGGCCGCTTCGAAAGCGGGGCGCAGCCGCTTTACATCATCCGCATTGTGACCCGCGAGGGTCAGCGCCGCGACGTGCGCGTGGACGCGCGCACCGGCCGGGTCATCGGTTAA
- a CDS encoding response regulator transcription factor has protein sequence MRALIVEDDADLNRQLSDTLQHAGYAVDSAADGEDGWHLGETEPYDAIVLDLGLPKMDGVSVLERWRKAGVTTPVLILTARDRWSEKVAGFDAGADDYLTKPFHPEELLARLRALTRRAAGHASAMLESGTLTLDTRGARVFLGDQLVKLTSHEFRLLSYLMHHKERVISRTELVEHIYDQDFDRDSNTIEVFVGRLRKKIGNDRIETVRGLGYRLVDPDTGRMDARTG, from the coding sequence ATGCGCGCGCTCATCGTGGAAGACGACGCCGATCTGAACCGCCAGCTGTCCGATACGCTGCAGCATGCCGGATATGCAGTGGATTCCGCCGCCGATGGCGAGGATGGATGGCATCTGGGCGAGACCGAGCCCTATGACGCCATCGTGCTCGATCTCGGCCTGCCCAAGATGGACGGCGTGTCCGTGCTGGAGCGCTGGCGCAAGGCGGGTGTGACCACGCCCGTCCTGATCCTGACCGCCCGCGACCGCTGGAGCGAGAAGGTGGCCGGGTTTGACGCCGGCGCTGATGATTACCTGACCAAGCCCTTCCACCCGGAAGAATTGCTGGCGCGCCTGCGCGCCCTGACCCGCCGGGCCGCCGGTCACGCCAGCGCCATGCTGGAAAGCGGCACGCTGACGCTGGATACGCGCGGCGCGCGGGTCTTTCTGGGCGATCAGCTGGTGAAACTCACCAGCCATGAATTCCGCCTCCTGAGCTATCTCATGCACCACAAGGAGCGCGTCATCTCGCGCACCGAGCTGGTGGAGCATATCTACGATCAGGATTTCGACCGCGATTCCAATACGATCGAGGTGTTTGTCGGGCGGCTGCGCAAGAAAATCGGCAATGACCGGATCGAAACCGTGCGCGGACTGGGCTATCGTCTGGTCGATCCAGACACGGGCCGCATGGACGCAAGGACCGGGTGA
- a CDS encoding ATP-binding protein, which translates to MSETHDQTGRPDLIEQGSMVRRLVLAALGWAVVLLVFGAGALTLLFQSTVLRDLDDRLAGVVDSMVAHVEPAAGGGLELDQRPLDPGYFQALSGRYWQVFTPGIEAEPAVLRSDSLANERLDTAGPLVRAALDQPGATIIGETRGPNLEPLRLHVRAVLIEAQGPVVFAAAEDRRPSDRRVRDFAMAAAGLLAGFAAALAAGVVVLVRWALGPILRMGAAVAAVRDGQTEWVSGSFPREIKPLAEELNGLLDHSREVVERARTHVGNLAHALKTPLTVLGNEARGQSGPLAELVTRQTSAMTDQVEHHLRRARAAANARAIGARTPADAVINDLGRTLRRIYERRGVQIDWDAAPGAVFRGERQDLEDLAGNLMDNACKWAERQVRVTLAPAPAGRLEIIVEDDGPGLTQDQRQQALARGVRLDEQAPGTGLGLAIVTDLAAAYGGTLSLDRSQLGGLRARLDLPGGAGSAG; encoded by the coding sequence GTGAGCGAAACACACGACCAGACCGGGCGACCGGACCTTATCGAACAGGGTTCCATGGTGCGCCGGCTGGTGCTGGCGGCCCTGGGCTGGGCGGTGGTTTTGCTCGTGTTCGGCGCGGGCGCGCTGACTCTGCTGTTTCAATCCACCGTCTTGCGCGATCTCGACGACCGGCTGGCCGGCGTGGTGGATTCCATGGTGGCGCATGTGGAGCCGGCCGCCGGGGGCGGGCTGGAGCTCGACCAACGCCCGCTTGACCCGGGGTATTTTCAAGCGCTGTCAGGACGTTACTGGCAGGTCTTCACGCCCGGCATCGAGGCGGAGCCGGCTGTCCTGCGATCTGATTCGCTCGCCAATGAACGCCTCGACACCGCCGGACCGCTGGTGCGCGCCGCGCTGGACCAGCCGGGCGCCACGATCATCGGCGAGACCCGCGGACCCAATCTTGAACCCTTGCGCCTGCATGTGCGCGCCGTGCTGATCGAGGCCCAGGGCCCGGTGGTGTTCGCCGCCGCCGAGGACCGCCGCCCGTCCGACCGGCGCGTGCGCGATTTCGCCATGGCGGCGGCCGGCCTGCTGGCGGGATTTGCGGCAGCGCTGGCGGCCGGCGTGGTGGTGCTGGTGCGCTGGGCGCTGGGGCCAATCCTGCGCATGGGCGCCGCCGTGGCCGCCGTACGCGATGGTCAGACCGAATGGGTCAGCGGGAGTTTTCCGCGCGAAATCAAACCTCTGGCCGAAGAACTGAACGGGCTTCTTGATCATTCGCGTGAGGTAGTTGAACGCGCGCGCACCCATGTGGGCAATCTTGCCCACGCCCTCAAAACGCCGCTGACCGTGCTGGGCAATGAGGCGCGCGGCCAGTCCGGACCGCTCGCCGAGCTCGTGACGCGCCAGACGAGCGCCATGACCGATCAGGTCGAGCATCATCTGCGCCGCGCCCGCGCCGCGGCGAACGCCCGCGCCATCGGGGCGCGCACGCCCGCGGACGCGGTGATCAATGATCTGGGCCGCACGCTGCGGCGCATTTACGAGCGCCGGGGCGTCCAGATTGATTGGGACGCCGCGCCGGGCGCCGTGTTTCGCGGCGAGCGCCAGGACCTTGAGGATCTGGCCGGCAATCTGATGGACAATGCCTGCAAATGGGCGGAGCGGCAGGTGCGCGTCACCCTGGCGCCTGCCCCCGCGGGCCGCCTTGAGATCATTGTTGAGGATGACGGGCCGGGCCTGACGCAGGACCAGCGCCAGCAGGCGCTGGCGCGCGGCGTGCGTCTCGATGAACAGGCGCCGGGCACCGGGCTGGGGCTGGCCATCGTCACCGACCTGGCCGCCGCCTATGGCGGAACGCTGTCGCTGGACCGCTCGCAACTGGGCGGCTTGCGCGCCCGGTTGGACCTGCCCGGCGGGGCCGGAAGCGCGGGTTAA